A window of the Salvelinus fontinalis isolate EN_2023a chromosome 14, ASM2944872v1, whole genome shotgun sequence genome harbors these coding sequences:
- the LOC129869299 gene encoding proteasome subunit beta type-11-like gives FPMSHGTTTLAFMFQGGVIAAADTRSSCNGLVACPASQKILPVHSHLVGTTSGTSADCALWKRILARELRLYQLRHGRRLSTAGAAKLLAHMLHPFKGTELCVAATLCGWDGGADQQENRSNMGNETDDLAKTSESDSISQAEARGRNRCLSPAMSRQHCSAGGKQLVLSGPSLYYVCSDGTRLQGALFSVGSGSPYAYSVLDGGVRWGLTVEEAISLAREAVYRATHRDAYSGNCVDVYHITSHGWTRRDREELREEYYREKERERVKVKERREKQEGVEDGQSSGRKK, from the exons tTCCCCATGTCTCATGGTACCACAACCCTTGCCTTCATGTTCCAGGGGGGAGTGATAGCTGCAGCAGACACACGGTCCAGCTGCAATGGGCTTGTGGCCTGCCCAGCCTCCCAGAAGATCCTGCCTGTCCACTCCCACTTGGTTGGCACCACCTCGGGCACATCCGCCGACTGTGCCCTATGGAAGAGGATCCTGGCTCGGGAGCTCCGGCTTTACCAGCTCCGCCATGGCAGAAGGCTGTCCACAGCTGGCGCTGCCAAGCTACTAGCCCACATGCTGCACCCGTTTAAGGGCACTGAGCTCTGTGTGGCAGCCACCTTGTGTGGTTGGGACGGAG GGGCGGATCAGCAAGAGAACAGATCAAACATGGGGAATGAAACAGACGATCTGGCAAAGACATCAGAAAGTGACTCAATCTCTCAAGCAGAGGCACGGGGAAGGAATCGGTGCCTCTCACCAGCCATGAGTCGGCAGCACTGTTCTGCTGGAGGTAAACAGCTAGTGCTCTCTGGCCCCAGCTTGTACTACGTCTGCAGTGACGGGACTCGCCTGCAGGGAGCGCTGTTCTCTGTGGGCTCTGGCTCGCCCTATGCATACTCTGTGCTGGACGGGGGGGTACGGTGGGGGCTGACGGTGGAGGAGGCCATCTCACTGGCCAGAGAGGCTGTGTACAGGGCCACACACAGGGATGCATACTCTGGGAACTGTGTCGATGTGTACCATATCACCTCACATGGGTGGACTCGCAGGGACAGAGAGGAACTGAGAGAGGAGTattacagagagaaggagagagaaagagtgaaggtgaaggaaaggagggagaaacaggaaggagTGGAAGATGGGCAGAGCAGTGGTAGAAAGAAGTGA